A stretch of the Ictidomys tridecemlineatus isolate mIctTri1 chromosome 5, mIctTri1.hap1, whole genome shotgun sequence genome encodes the following:
- the Syne3 gene encoding nesprin-3 isoform X5, which yields MGGLGQGQVPPNAEELTAASLVSGLLSLPAPEGAMTQQPREGFDRSVEDAEAWMAAVQEQLRVNDDTRGPRAALEARLQETEKICQREPEGRVKVDVVLRAAEALLACCPEDQKPEILARLKDIKAQWEETVTYMTHCHSRIEWVWLHWSEYLLARDEFYRWFQKMTVTLEPQVELQLGLKEKQWQLSHAQVLLHNVDNQAVLLDRLLEEAGSLFNRIGDPSVDEEAQKRMKAEYDAVRAKAQDRVDVLQRVAQEHEQYQASVEEFQLWLRAVVEKVHGCMGRGCTLPPTLRLSALQDMAKDFPRGEESLRRLQEQSKGVIQNTSPLGAEKILGELEEMRKVLEKLRGLWEEEEERLQGLLSSRGACERQMGLLEAELGEFKKGLQRLAQEGLEPAGKEAGTEDELVARWRLYSATRAALASEEPRVAWLQAQLKDLVAFPDLQPLSDSVVAAIQEYQSLKGKSTRLRNATGVELWQGFQRPLQGLQLWRALAQRLLGVTASLPDLPSIHTFLPQIEAALAESSRLKEQLAMLQLKTDLLSSIFGPERASALLEQVASSVRDRDLLHNSLLQRKSKLQSLLDQHKDFGAAFEPLQRKLLDLQVRIQAEKGLQRDLPGKQAQLLRLQGLQEEGLELGLQMEAMQPLVQGNPNHQHKMDQLTSDHQALQRPLECHLSWRQRRTRFQPPRPRFPRKQASGRRKKQDCLKTCWWSPVLSGKVNVLLGTSVES from the exons ATGGGTGGCCTGGGCCAGGGGCAGGTGCCACCTAATGCAGAGGAGCTCACGGCTGCGTCTCTGGTCAGCGGGTTGCTGTCGCTGCCAG CCCCCGAAGGTGCCATGACTCAGCAGCCCCGGGAGGGCTTCGACCGCAGCGTGGAGGACGCGGAGGCCTGGATGGCGGCCGTGCAGGAGCAGCTGCGGGTCAACGACGACACCCGCGGGCCCCGCGCCGCCCTGGAGGCCAGGCTGCAGGAGACCGAG AAAATCTGTCAGCGGGAGCCCGAGGGGCGCGTGAAGGTGGATGTGGTGTTGCGGGCGGCCGAGGCGCTCCTGGCGTGCTGCCCCGAGGACCAGAAGCCGGAGATCCTGGCCCGGCTGAAGGACATCAAGGCCCAGTGGGAGGAGACCGTCACCTATATGACTCACTGTCACAG CCGCATCGAGTGGGTGTGGCTGCACTGGAGCGAGTACCTGCTGGCCCGGGACGAGTTCTACCGCTGGTTCCAGAAGATGACGGTCACTCTGGAGCCCCAGGTGGAGCTGCAGCTGGGCCTGAAGGAGAAGCAGTGGCAGCTGAGTCACGCCCAGGTGCTGCTGCACAACGTGGACAACCAGGCCGTGCTCCTGGACCGGCTGCTGGAGGAGGCGGGCTCCCTGTTCAACAGGATCGGGGACCCCAGCGTGGACGAAGAGGCCCAGAAGAGGATGAAGGCCGAGTACGACGCAGTGAGGGCCAAAGCCCAG GACCGGGTGGACGTGCTGCAGCGGGTGGCCCAGGAGCACGAGCAGTACCAGGCGAGCGTGGAGGAGTTCCAGCTGTGGCTGAGGGCCGTGGTGGAGAAGGTGCACGGCTGCATGGGGCGGGGCTGCACGCTGCCGCCCACCCTCCGCCTCTCCGCGCTGCAG GACATGGCCAAGGACTTCCCCCGGGGCGAGGAGTCTCTGAGGAGGCTGCAGGAGCAGTCCAAAGGCGTCATTCAGAACACCTCTCCTCTGGGCGCGGAGAAGATCCTGGGAGAACTGGAGGAGATGCGGAAGGTCCTGGAGAAGCTGCGTGGcctctgggaggaggaggaggagcggcTGCAGGGACTGCTCTCGTCCAGGGGGGCCTGTGAGCGGCAGATGGGGCTGCTGGAGGCCGAGCTTGGAGAGTTCAAGAAGGGACTTCAGAGGCTGgcccaggagggcctggagcctgcagggaaggaggcagggactGAGGACGAGCTGGTGGCCCGCTGGAGGCTGTACTCG GCAACACGGGCAGCGCTGGCCTCCGAGGAGCCCCGGGTGGCCTGGCTACAGGCCCAGCTGAAGGACCTCGTGGCCTTCCCCGACCTGCAGCCGCTCTCCGACAGCGTGGTGGCCGCCATCCAGGAGTACCAGAG CCTGAAGGGGAAGAGCACCAGGCTCCGCAACGCCACGGGGGTGGAGCTGTGGCAGGGCTTCCAGCGCCCCCTGCAGGGCCTGCAGCTGTGGAGGGCCCTGGCCCAGCGGCTCCTGGGGGTCACCGCCAGCCTGCCAGACCTGCCCTCCATCCACACCTTCCTGCCCCAGATCGAG GCGGCCCTGGCAGAAAGCTCCCGCCTCAAAGAGCAGCTGGCGATGCTGCAGCTGAAGACGGACCTGCTGAGCAGCATCTTTGGCCCAGAGCGAGCCAGCGCCCTCCTGGAGCAGGTGGCGAGTTCCGTGAGGGACAGGGACCTCCTGCATAACAGCCTCCTGCAGAGGAAGAGCAAGCTGCAG AGTTTGCTTGATCAGCACAAGGACTTTGGAGCTGCTTTTGAACCCCTACAGAGGAAGCTCTTAGACCTCCAAGTTAGAATCCAAGCTGAGAAAGGGCTTCAGCGGGACCTTCCTGGAAAACAGGCCCAGCTCTTGAGGTTGCAG GGGCTGCAGGaagaggggctggagctgggcctGCAGATGGAAGCCATGCAGCCTCTTGTCCAGGGGAATCCCAACCACCAGCACAAGATGGACCAGCTTACTTCTGACCACCAGGCCCTGCAGAGGCCCCTGGAG